A stretch of DNA from Synechococcus sp. JA-3-3Ab:
TCAGATAGCTGGGCCAAAGCCGTTTGCACCTCGACCGCCTGCTCTGCCCCGGCCAACTGCTCCAGGGCCGGATCCTCGGCGGCATCGCCCTGTAATTCCACTCTGCCCCGTTCCAGGGATCGCTGTCGATTGCGCCAAGAGCGCAGCCGATCCAAACAGCGGGAGCGGGCCAAAATGCCCAGGTAAGTGCGCAGGGATCCCCGCTTGGGATCGAAGGAAGAACGGGCCAAACTCAAAAAAATGTCCTGCGTCAGATCTTCGGCCTCGGCAGAGTTGCCCAGCATCTTGCAGGCGATTCCGTATACCAAACCGGCGTGGCGGTCGTAGAGGATAGCCAAAGCTTGCGACTGGCCTGCCTTGAGGGCTGAAAATACCTCTGCATCGCTTCTCTCCTGCAGAGATCCCTCGGCTTTGTCATCCTCGATCTTCATGGGGGGAAGGAGAAAACAAAACGGCGACGAGAAAGCACTTAGTAAGAAGCAGGCCTTGCCTAAGGCAAGCCAGAAAGGACAGCGGCTCCCATAATCTATCGCCTGCATAGATGGAGGTCAACCCTACTTGAAGAAGTACAGAAGGCCCAATCCCGAGCTGGAATCGGGCCGAAACAAAACAGCAACAATTGGCCAGAAAAATGACTGGAATTGTAACAACCTGGCCGATCTAGAAGGCAGCCAAGCCAAAGAACGGCCCACCCGGCAGCGTGCCCACAGAGGTGGCGCGACCTGTATTCAGGTCAATTCGATACAGGGTGGAGCCGCCGATGGCAAAGCCGGTATCCACCCCGCCGACCGTGCGGATGTCAAACCCGCCCACCGGGCCGAAGTTCACGCCCAGGGGGCCAATCGGCATTTGCACCCCCTCGTTGGGCGGATTCTGGAACAGCAGCAGGTTGCGCTCGCCGTCGATGTTCAACAGCCGTGTGGATTGGGTGCCGGCCACGTTGTTGGTGTAGGCGGCGGCGGTAACAGCCGGTCGGGATCCCTGCAGTTCCATTGGGCCAAAGGCCAAAGGTCTATCTTGGATCACTTCGCCCGTGTCCACATTGATGCGGAAGTTCTGGCCGTTGGCTCCCACCAGGCGCAGCCGATCCGGAACGGGGTTGAAATCTATGCCGGACAGCGTACCCGCCGTAAAGGGAACCGACAGGGTACTGGCCACCGTAGCGGCGCCGGTCTGCAAGTTAATGGTGTAGAGGATGTTGGCGTCGGTGAGGCCGTAGAGCAGGCGATTGGCAGGACGCACATCAATACCGATCAAACTACCACTCACCCCCGTCACCGTCAGGGATCCCTGTACCGAGGCATCGGTGGAGCGGATGAAGGTGAGGCGGTTGCCGCTGCCCAGGGCCACCAAATCTGCTTGGGAGGGGATCATCGCCATCGGAGAAGCATTGCTGTTGCTGCAGCCCAGCAGAGCTAAGCTACCGGCTGCCACAGATACGGCCACACACTGCAGGTGCTTGCGCATGGAAAATGCTCCTTAAAAAATTGACAAATTGTCTCAGTCGGTGTCAGGATTGTTGACAACAAAACACCCCTCTGCGCCACAAGACAGGTGGTTGCAGATTGCTGCGGCAAGCAGCACTCTCTTTTGCCGCTAGAAAGGCAGGCTAGAGGGATCCCATCCCCCAGCCGAGAATCCGCTTTTGCCCTTCCATTGAGGGGGAAGGCCAATTGTTCTTCCCAAAGGGGAGCGCGTGGGGCGCTTCTGTAGCAATTACTCCCATCCTCCCTGCTTGGATGCTCAGGATGGAAAGGTTTGGACGGAGATTTTAACTAGAGGCGCTGGTGTAAAAGCGCAGGGCAAAGCGCCAGAACAAATGGGATCCCCACAGCAGCCCCGCCGCCAGCAGGGCGGATCCCACAAGCCAGGGCCACTGGATCCGACCCAGCAAGGCTTCTGCCGGCACGGTGGTCAAGAAAGCCACCGGCACGACGAAGGTAAAAAACAACCGATAGGCCACCGGATAGGCCACCAGCGGGAATCGCCCCGCCTCCACCAAGCCCCGCAACACCTCGGTGACGTTGTAGATCTTGACAAACCAGATGCTGGTGGCCCCCAGCATAAACCAGAGGCTGTAGAGGATGACCAACCCCAGCAAAAGGGGCACTAGACCCAGAACATAGGCCCAGGCCGGCAGCCGCAACTGGATCCCGGCGTAGAGAATCAACAACAGGCCACAGCCAATATCCACCAGGCCCCAGGGAGAAAACACCCGCGTTGACAGCCAAAACTGACTGCTGATGGGCTTGAGCAACACAAAATCCAGGGTGCCTTCCTGAACTTGTTGCACGATGCGGTTTAAGTTGACGTTAAAAAGGCTGGCCGACACCCCCTGCAAAATGGTGAACACCCCCAAGACGATGAGCGCCTCCGGCCAGCTCCAGCCCCCCAGGCGGTGCCCCTGCTGGTAGAACAGCGACAGCCCAAACAAAGCTGACCCCAGGCCGCCCAAGCTGCTGAGGCTGGCAAAGACAAAATTGGCCCGGTACTCCATTTCTGCAGCTACAGAAGTGCTCCAAAACAACCACAACACCTGCAAATAGCGCAGCACTTGGGTTTTCTCCCATCTCAGCGTTCATTCCACTTGCGGTAGCAGCGGGCAGTAATCAAATAGGGGTGAAACACTTCTAAGAAATGGCTTTGTAACACCTGAAAGAACTCCTCGATCCGCTGTGAATCGTCGAGATGAAAGGGAAATTCGCCTTTAAACCCCTTGAAAAAATACCAGTTAATCAAGAGCTTACCTGCCGGCTGGAGCCAGTCGTCAAATTGCCGCAACTGCGCCGCCGGATCCGGCAAATGTTCCACCACATCGAAGCAGATGACGGTGTCAAAACGGATCCCTTCCGGGAAGGTGTCTGGACAGTGGATGCGTTCGCTTAGGCCCAGCTTTTCCGCCCGCAGTTGCACAAACTGCCGATGGATGGGGTTGATATCCCAGAAGATCACCTGCTCCACCGCCGGGCAGAGGGCCGCCCCAATGGCGTGGGTGCCGATGCCGCCGCCAAAATCCAACACCCGCCCACGGGCATGGTCGGCCACCAGGCGCAGGGTATCGCCGATGTAGTCGGTGCTGCTCAGGTGCCAAGCTGCCAAGTCCAGCAAATAGGCGGATCCCACCCGATCCCGGTAAAAGATCTCCGCCTGATCCCAGATGAAGTCGCGCCGGCCCAGCTCTGCCAACTGTTGCTGGCCAAGCCGCAGCTTCTCCCGCAGCTCGGCGGCCTTGAGGCCGAGAAAGGATCCCAAGTGAGCTTCCAGGTCGAAGCCATTTTGCCAGTAGCCGCTCAGGGCAGGGGGAGTGGGAGTCACGGGAACCCAAAACTCGGCAGGGGGTTGGATTGAAAACCATTCACGCCATCAAGCGGCGGTGAAGTCGTCGTTCTCTCTGGGCGTCTCTTTCAAGGTTTCTCTCTGGGATCCGGTTGGGGTTACATTGTCGCCGAGGGCCGGCGGCCTCAACAGGGCTGCCAGCGTCTCCGGGCTGAGGCGGTCGGTGCTCTCCACGATGGCGGTTACATTGGGCCCAAACCCTATCTTGTCCAAAAGCTGTAGCCGATGAGACAAAACCCGCTTGCCGTTGACGAACAAACCATTGGTGCTGCGGCGGGATGCGGAACTGCCGTCAAAGATCATATAGCCGTACCCAGCCCGGTTCTCTTCCGGGATGCGGATGATCAGGGCGTGTTCGCGGGAAACACAAGAGTCGTAGAGGCGGATGTGGTTGCTGGCTGCCCGGCCCACCGAGTAGTAAATCTTGTCTAAGACAACGCCGCGCCGACCCATCCGATCCGTGAAGATCAAGACCAAGTGAGGAGGGCTGGGTTGGGCAGCAGGAGCGCTCATGCTCATCTGTGGATACGCCCGGAGCTGAGGTGGTCAGAAAGGGCAGACTGGGAACAGTCAGGCAATCAAGCCGCAAAATGCGGATCCCCCTCTCTTCTCACCCGCCATAGGCTTGAATCATACACTATCCTAGGTCAACCCATACCGACAGCGCCTCCTACCCCCTCTTTTTCTCAAGGGCAAACAGGCTGAGAAAGTGACATCCTCTCCCGCTAAGCCCTGACGGGCTGTAGACGGGAGCTTCCGAGAATCACTTCCCGGAGTTGCTGCTTCAACGGACTGGTAAACCAGGATCCTCCACAGCCAGAGAGCGGCAGTCCCACCGCCCTGAGTCCTCGCTTCAAAATCTCGATAGCAGCGTTCAAGTCTCTGTCCCACGACCCGCAACGGGGGCAATCATGCACCCGTTCCGACAAGGTCTTGGGAACACGCTCCTCACAAACACAACAATTTTGGGACGTACCAGGGGGATCCACTCTCAACACCTGTTTGCCGCGTTTGACCGCCACTGCTGTCAGAATGTCAAGAAATTGTCCCCAAGCCGCATCCAAAATCGATTTAGCCAACCGAGTCCGTGCCAGCCCTCGGACGTTGAGATCCTCCACCACCAACAGGTCGTATTGCCCCACCAGCCAGTGCGCCACTTGGTAGTGGAACGCTTTGCGTTGTCGGGCAACGTGCAACTGCAAACAAGCAACTTTCGTGGCTTGTCTCTTCCAGTTGGCGGACCCCTTCACTTTGCGGCTCAGTTGCCGCTGCTGTCGAGCCAAGTGCTTTTGAGCTTGGCGGTAGTACCGCGGGATAGGCACCACCTCCCCATCGCTGGTGGTGAGAAACCTATCCAATCCCACATCAATACCCACCGCCCTTTTGACCGGCACAGGCTCTGGGAGAGGAACGCTTTTGTCCTCCAAAGTAATGCAGACATACCACCCATCGGCCTTGCGCACCACTGTGCAGGTTTTGGGCACGAACCCCTCTGGCAAGGGGCGGTGCAGCACCACAGGCATCGAGCCAATCTTGCTCAGCCGCAGAGTCTCCCCTTCCAGATGCGCTCCCGCCCCCCTGCTGGCCCCCCAACCCCCCGTATACGGGGGGCAGGGGGGGCGGGGGGCCGGGGCAGTTGATGCGGGGGAATGTGAAGGATCTCAACTCCCCCGCTTTTTTGAAGCGGGGCCGCCCCCGCCGCTTGCCTGTGCTATCCGGCACCTGCCACGCTTTCCACGCCTTGTCCAGCCGCATCAAGTTTTGCTGCAGCACCTCGGCGTAAATGCCCCGGTAGGCCGGGAATAGTTGCTTGATTTGTTTGAGGGATCCCGCCTGCCGATAATAATTCGGCTCCAGCGGGGGTTCTGACACAGGCAACGGGCACGAGACAAGGCTGCAACGGTCAATTGGGCAACGGGTTGCGGTCAGCCAGTCCAGTCTCTGCCCCAGAGCGTCGTTCCACTGCCGCCGCAACAATTCCAGCCACTCGGTCATCAGAGCGGCTTGGTCGTCGCTGGGCAGGATCCGGTACTCGTGGGTGATAATCATGAGACGGTTCTAGCATTTAGCGCAATGAGCTACAACATAGGCCATCGTTCTGTTTACAGCCTACAAATCCACTTGGTGCTGGTGACAAAGTACCGTCGTCGGGTGATAACTGCTCCAATGTTGCAGAGGCTGGAAGATATATTTCGAGCGACCTGCCAAAAGTGGCGCTGTTCCTTGGTGGAGTTCAACGGTGAGGCGGATCATGTGCATCTGTTGGTGAGTTTTCCGCCGGATGTTCAGGTCTCGAAGCTGGTGAACAACCTGAAAACAGTCTCCAGCCGGTTGATTCGCAAAGAGTTCGCCACAGAGGTGGCACGGTTCTACAGCAAGCCTGTATTTTGGACAGGGGCCTATTTTGTTGCCTCTTGTGGTGGGGTCACCGTTGAGGAGTTGAAGAAGTATGTCGAGCAGCAGGCAACGCCCAGATTGTGAGACTCAGGGGCATTGAACCCCTTCGTCTCACCGCCTATCCTCCATCCCGCCAAGCTGCGCTGTGGCGGGAGTACCCCGGAGGTTCTGATGGGTTCGTTGCAAAAACAACAACTGACCCAGAACAACTCGGTCTGACTTCTAATCTGGTTGGGGAACTCTCAAGAAGCGAGAAAGAGCGGGACAATGCCCAGCGCCTGCCGGATGTCGTCATCCAAGCCCTTGGCAAGGGTCAGAATCAAGCGCAGGAGGGATCCGGTTGCAGGTTTGCCCCAGACAGGAGATCATAGAGTCCTATCAAAGCAAAAAGCTCCCATTGACAGCGTGACGGTGGAACCTAAGCAGACTCAGCTAGACCCTCGGCCCGCCGGCCTCACCACAGCTACCGGAACCATCAAAGCCCAGTTGGATTTGCTGTTGCTGGGGCTGGAGTCCCTGAGCGGAGAAATTTCCGAGGCGGTTCTGGCTGCAGCCAAAGCCCTGAACTTGGAAAAGCAGATCGGCGATCGGGTGGCTCTCTGGCGGCTGCGCAAC
This window harbors:
- a CDS encoding sigma-70 family RNA polymerase sigma factor, producing MKIEDDKAEGSLQERSDAEVFSALKAGQSQALAILYDRHAGLVYGIACKMLGNSAEAEDLTQDIFLSLARSSFDPKRGSLRTYLGILARSRCLDRLRSWRNRQRSLERGRVELQGDAAEDPALEQLAGAEQAVEVQTALAQLSEHQRQILKMAYYEGMSQTEIAKQLNLPLGTVKARARRGLLRLRELLGGAP
- a CDS encoding DUF4394 domain-containing protein gives rise to the protein MRKHLQCVAVSVAAGSLALLGCSNSNASPMAMIPSQADLVALGSGNRLTFIRSTDASVQGSLTVTGVSGSLIGIDVRPANRLLYGLTDANILYTINLQTGAATVASTLSVPFTAGTLSGIDFNPVPDRLRLVGANGQNFRINVDTGEVIQDRPLAFGPMELQGSRPAVTAAAYTNNVAGTQSTRLLNIDGERNLLLFQNPPNEGVQMPIGPLGVNFGPVGGFDIRTVGGVDTGFAIGGSTLYRIDLNTGRATSVGTLPGGPFFGLAAF
- a CDS encoding ABC transporter permease, with amino-acid sequence MLRYLQVLWLFWSTSVAAEMEYRANFVFASLSSLGGLGSALFGLSLFYQQGHRLGGWSWPEALIVLGVFTILQGVSASLFNVNLNRIVQQVQEGTLDFVLLKPISSQFWLSTRVFSPWGLVDIGCGLLLILYAGIQLRLPAWAYVLGLVPLLLGLVILYSLWFMLGATSIWFVKIYNVTEVLRGLVEAGRFPLVAYPVAYRLFFTFVVPVAFLTTVPAEALLGRIQWPWLVGSALLAAGLLWGSHLFWRFALRFYTSASS
- a CDS encoding class I SAM-dependent methyltransferase, producing MTPTPPALSGYWQNGFDLEAHLGSFLGLKAAELREKLRLGQQQLAELGRRDFIWDQAEIFYRDRVGSAYLLDLAAWHLSSTDYIGDTLRLVADHARGRVLDFGGGIGTHAIGAALCPAVEQVIFWDINPIHRQFVQLRAEKLGLSERIHCPDTFPEGIRFDTVICFDVVEHLPDPAAQLRQFDDWLQPAGKLLINWYFFKGFKGEFPFHLDDSQRIEEFFQVLQSHFLEVFHPYLITARCYRKWNER
- a CDS encoding FHA domain-containing protein; translation: MSMSAPAAQPSPPHLVLIFTDRMGRRGVVLDKIYYSVGRAASNHIRLYDSCVSREHALIIRIPEENRAGYGYMIFDGSSASRRSTNGLFVNGKRVLSHRLQLLDKIGFGPNVTAIVESTDRLSPETLAALLRPPALGDNVTPTGSQRETLKETPRENDDFTAA
- a CDS encoding RNA-guided endonuclease InsQ/TnpB family protein; translated protein: MPVVLHRPLPEGFVPKTCTVVRKADGWYVCITLEDKSVPLPEPVPVKRAVGIDVGLDRFLTTSDGEVVPIPRYYRQAQKHLARQQRQLSRKVKGSANWKRQATKVACLQLHVARQRKAFHYQVAHWLVGQYDLLVVEDLNVRGLARTRLAKSILDAAWGQFLDILTAVAVKRGKQVLRVDPPGTSQNCCVCEERVPKTLSERVHDCPRCGSWDRDLNAAIEILKRGLRAVGLPLSGCGGSWFTSPLKQQLREVILGSSRLQPVRA
- the tnpA gene encoding IS200/IS605-like element ISSoc3 family transposase, with the protein product MVVAGQDPVLVGDNHETVLAFSAMSYNIGHRSVYSLQIHLVLVTKYRRRVITAPMLQRLEDIFRATCQKWRCSLVEFNGEADHVHLLVSFPPDVQVSKLVNNLKTVSSRLIRKEFATEVARFYSKPVFWTGAYFVASCGGVTVEELKKYVEQQATPRL